A window from Nitrosopumilus adriaticus encodes these proteins:
- a CDS encoding C2H2-type zinc finger protein has product MLTIDCKDISSIKNELLVYVADKVEAIPTIKQHQFTLSTFDDDPIDVDLVISSIKEYLDSIDEGKNFAVISNNERINITSISGRVIERETVKQSDMFSCTHCGYVTKYEVELNVHMRIHYL; this is encoded by the coding sequence ATGCTTACAATTGATTGCAAGGATATTTCTTCAATAAAAAATGAATTGCTAGTGTATGTTGCAGATAAAGTGGAAGCTATTCCCACAATAAAACAACATCAATTCACACTTTCTACTTTTGATGATGATCCTATTGATGTTGATTTGGTGATTTCATCCATTAAAGAATACTTGGACTCTATTGATGAAGGAAAAAATTTTGCTGTGATCTCAAATAATGAGAGAATTAACATAACATCAATTTCAGGAAGAGTGATAGAAAGAGAAACTGTGAAGCAATCTGATATGTTTTCGTGTACTCATTGTGGGTATGTTACAAAATATGAAGTTGAACTTAATGTTCACATGAGAATTCACTATCTTTGA
- the artG gene encoding thaumarchaeosortase produces MQNWNLIFGIIIIASPILFSMIAYPDSIAWSWNEGRGGYFFALVFVVAELIGLKIVLSKKRLLTVIPMAILTIGYLISLEYGLREYLVESAEQFDVQLIYSWTWMWDFVVMAIFVVAALTIFFGKRWIRIAPAGPIFLIGTAIILSLDAFFPYDTLGPLQYVVPYFVQANVWIITVLDLGTAVAKDNVMFLRGDHGSMALQVFWPSAGVHSIIIFSLVIGAFMLKLNIPRPRKIMYFVLGIIGTITVNLIRIFSLSWYALKVTTDPVAWEEYHKIAGEIMFLPWLFAFILVVILIESRRMKKLEQ; encoded by the coding sequence ATGCAGAATTGGAATCTTATTTTCGGAATTATCATAATTGCAAGTCCAATTCTTTTCTCGATGATTGCATATCCTGATTCTATAGCATGGAGTTGGAATGAAGGTCGGGGAGGTTATTTCTTTGCACTTGTTTTCGTAGTAGCTGAATTAATTGGTCTTAAAATTGTCCTATCAAAAAAACGATTACTCACAGTTATTCCTATGGCAATTCTAACTATTGGATATTTAATTTCATTAGAGTATGGTTTAAGAGAGTATCTTGTTGAATCAGCCGAGCAGTTTGATGTGCAATTAATTTACTCCTGGACATGGATGTGGGATTTTGTTGTAATGGCAATTTTTGTTGTTGCTGCATTGACTATTTTCTTTGGCAAGCGATGGATTAGAATTGCACCAGCTGGACCGATCTTTTTAATTGGCACTGCAATTATTCTTTCCCTTGATGCATTTTTCCCATATGATACTTTGGGTCCATTACAATATGTTGTTCCATACTTTGTTCAAGCAAATGTGTGGATTATCACAGTTCTTGATCTAGGAACTGCAGTGGCAAAAGACAATGTCATGTTCCTTCGGGGTGATCATGGTTCTATGGCTTTACAAGTATTTTGGCCATCTGCAGGTGTTCATAGTATTATCATTTTTTCATTAGTCATTGGAGCATTCATGCTAAAATTGAATATTCCAAGACCCCGAAAAATAATGTATTTTGTTTTAGGGATAATTGGAACAATCACTGTTAATCTGATTCGAATCTTTTCATTATCTTGGTATGCTCTTAAGGTAACAACAGATCCTGTGGCTTGGGAAGAATACCACAAAATTGCAGGCGAAATTATGTTTTTGCCGTGGCTATTTGCATTTATTCTGGTGGTCATATTGATAGAATCAAGAAGAATGAAAAAACTTGAACAATGA
- a CDS encoding SDR family NAD(P)-dependent oxidoreductase, with protein sequence MRLSDKVAIVTGASSDIGKGIVKRFIEEGAKVVLVARNLEGLEKARKEIGNEESTASVTCDLTDESQTLQAVNQIMDTYGKIDILVNNAGAINDPVHFHEMKDMEIKKLIDVNLLGVFHMTKAVLSKMSDVKKGSIVNIGSISSERAIPRVHLAVYSATKAAISMFTKSIAVEYARRNIRCNCVNPGIINSGMIKPYLDDPQARKVLEERLPLARVGEPVDVANAALYLASDEANWVTGTILNVDGGKTASEG encoded by the coding sequence ATGAGATTAAGTGATAAAGTTGCCATAGTAACTGGTGCATCAAGTGACATAGGCAAAGGGATTGTGAAAAGATTTATCGAAGAAGGGGCAAAAGTAGTTCTAGTTGCAAGAAATCTAGAAGGCTTAGAAAAAGCAAGAAAAGAGATCGGAAATGAAGAGTCAACAGCTTCAGTTACATGTGATTTGACTGATGAATCCCAAACACTACAGGCAGTAAATCAAATCATGGACACTTATGGTAAAATAGACATTTTAGTAAATAACGCCGGAGCAATAAATGACCCAGTACACTTTCATGAAATGAAGGATATGGAAATTAAAAAACTCATTGATGTGAATTTGTTAGGAGTCTTCCATATGACAAAGGCAGTGCTTTCAAAAATGTCAGATGTGAAAAAGGGTTCTATTGTAAATATTGGTTCAATATCAAGTGAAAGGGCAATACCAAGAGTTCATTTGGCAGTTTATTCAGCTACTAAAGCCGCAATTTCCATGTTTACAAAATCAATTGCAGTCGAATATGCTAGAAGAAATATCAGATGCAATTGTGTGAATCCAGGAATAATTAATTCAGGAATGATTAAACCATATTTAGACGATCCCCAAGCAAGGAAAGTTCTCGAAGAAAGATTACCACTTGCAAGAGTTGGAGAACCAGTAGATGTTGCAAATGCTGCACTCTATTTAGCATCAGACGAAGCAAATTGGGTAACAGGCACCATTCTCAACGTGGATGGTGGTAAGACTGCCTCAGAAGGATAA
- the dinB gene encoding DNA polymerase IV codes for METRVVFHIDFDYFYAQCEETRSPELKTKPVCVCVFSDRGGDSGAIATANYAARKFGVKSGIPISFAKKRLEDRKDAVFLPVDFEFYSEMSQKAMEVMKSNADIFEYVGRDEAYLDVTKRVDGDFKKASHLAQQIKNSIREKIKLSCSIGISPNKLISKIASDFRKPDGLTVVTPDNMNEFLEPLKIRSIPGIGKKTEQRFSEMKLETIQDLKKLDVFTLNKEFGRKSGTYIYNAVRGIDTEPVKEREASIQYSKISTLKKDSKDYQFLYENIVELSKEVHNVLMKNNRMFKSVGIHIVQSDLSIKSKSRMLKNPTKSLEELQKNADQLLKEALENQKDTIRRLGVKVSELSEVQGQSSITNYF; via the coding sequence TTGGAAACGAGAGTAGTTTTCCACATAGATTTTGATTATTTTTATGCTCAGTGTGAGGAGACAAGATCACCAGAATTAAAAACAAAGCCAGTATGTGTTTGTGTTTTTTCAGATAGGGGAGGAGATAGCGGTGCAATTGCCACGGCTAATTATGCTGCAAGAAAATTTGGTGTAAAATCAGGCATTCCAATTTCATTTGCAAAGAAAAGATTAGAAGATAGGAAGGATGCAGTATTTTTGCCAGTAGATTTTGAATTTTATTCTGAAATGTCACAAAAAGCAATGGAGGTTATGAAATCTAACGCAGATATTTTTGAATATGTTGGAAGAGATGAAGCATACCTAGATGTAACAAAACGAGTAGATGGAGATTTTAAAAAAGCAAGTCACCTAGCACAGCAAATTAAAAATTCCATTAGAGAAAAAATCAAACTTAGTTGTTCCATTGGAATTTCACCTAACAAATTAATTTCCAAAATTGCATCAGATTTTAGAAAACCAGACGGTCTTACAGTTGTAACTCCAGATAACATGAATGAATTTTTAGAACCATTAAAAATCAGGTCAATTCCAGGAATTGGTAAAAAAACTGAACAGAGATTTAGTGAGATGAAATTAGAAACTATACAAGATTTAAAAAAATTGGATGTTTTTACCTTGAATAAAGAGTTCGGGAGAAAGAGTGGAACTTACATCTACAATGCAGTGAGAGGAATTGACACCGAACCAGTCAAAGAAAGAGAGGCAAGCATACAATATAGTAAAATATCTACATTGAAAAAAGATTCTAAAGACTATCAATTTTTGTATGAAAATATTGTTGAATTATCTAAAGAAGTACATAATGTGTTAATGAAAAATAATAGAATGTTCAAATCGGTCGGAATTCATATTGTTCAATCAGATTTATCAATTAAATCAAAATCTAGAATGCTCAAAAATCCAACAAAAAGTCTGGAGGAACTACAAAAAAATGCTGATCAATTACTAAAAGAAGCTTTAGAAAATCAAAAAGATACAATTAGAAGATTAGGAGTTAAAGTTTCGGAGCTTTCAGAAGTTCAAGGTCAAAGCAGCATTACAAATTATTTTTAA
- a CDS encoding deoxyhypusine synthase encodes MVEPGRPVKDIEIDSNTSLVEIFEELSQSGGFESVNLSDGLEILSEMISDKQCLRFVSFVGAVVSTGLRGIIKDMIKNKWFDVAITTCGALDHDIARHFSHYKEGTFTMDDMELADQNIHRLGNVLVPMDSYGPLIEEKMQAFLEEEYQKGVKEMTTAEICKMIGKHLGEDSFLYWAQKNNVSVVVPGIMDGAVGSQIWLFAQKHSDFKLNMTGDADLLSGFIFKAEKSGAFMIGGGISKHHTLWWNQYREGLDYAFYITTAQEFDGSLSGALVREAISWGKVTQKAKQSTLHAEVTTILPFIYAALIKKLQK; translated from the coding sequence ATGGTAGAGCCGGGTCGTCCAGTAAAAGACATAGAAATAGATTCCAATACATCTTTAGTGGAAATTTTTGAAGAATTATCTCAATCAGGGGGATTTGAATCCGTAAACCTATCAGACGGATTGGAAATTTTGTCAGAGATGATTTCAGATAAACAGTGTTTGCGATTTGTTTCATTTGTTGGTGCAGTAGTATCGACCGGACTAAGAGGAATAATCAAAGATATGATAAAAAACAAATGGTTTGATGTTGCAATCACAACATGTGGTGCATTAGATCATGACATTGCAAGACATTTTTCACATTACAAAGAAGGAACATTTACGATGGATGACATGGAATTGGCAGATCAAAATATCCATAGATTAGGAAATGTGCTTGTTCCAATGGATAGTTATGGTCCACTCATCGAAGAGAAAATGCAGGCATTTTTAGAAGAAGAGTATCAAAAAGGAGTAAAAGAAATGACCACTGCAGAGATTTGTAAAATGATTGGAAAACATCTAGGTGAAGATTCATTTCTTTATTGGGCACAGAAAAACAACGTAAGCGTAGTAGTTCCAGGAATAATGGATGGTGCAGTAGGGAGTCAAATTTGGCTTTTTGCACAAAAGCACAGCGATTTCAAACTTAACATGACGGGAGATGCAGATTTACTTTCAGGATTTATTTTCAAAGCCGAAAAATCAGGAGCATTTATGATTGGCGGGGGTATTTCAAAACATCACACATTATGGTGGAATCAATATAGAGAAGGGTTAGATTATGCATTTTACATCACTACTGCACAAGAATTTGATGGGAGTCTTAGTGGAGCCTTGGTCAGAGAAGCAATTTCTTGGGGAAAAGTAACGCAAAAAGCTAAACAATCAACACTACATGCAGAAGTAACAACAATTTTGCCATTTATTTATGCAGCATTAATCAAAAAATTACAAAAATAG
- a CDS encoding proteasome assembly chaperone family protein has protein sequence MTSEIKIKEIKSVNLEGGYLIDGFPSVGFSSAIATESMIHTSNFELAGIIDSEKFPPISVIKNGKPNYPTRIFVNEDLKVAIFLSYLTLEQSLHRVTARTMFEWAKKHKIELILSSVAVKDPNGNEEMIGIGSTESARKKIRDAGLKVLEHGTVPGIPGVLLNEGSVIKQDVVVIVFHTKGEGPDFKSSANLCMAMSKLIPGASCNISSLQNEAEKAEEVIKEAQVESSQIKDSMYR, from the coding sequence TTGACTTCTGAAATTAAAATTAAAGAGATAAAATCTGTGAATCTTGAAGGAGGGTACTTAATTGATGGATTTCCTTCAGTAGGATTTAGCAGTGCAATTGCAACAGAGTCAATGATACACACATCAAATTTTGAGTTAGCAGGTATTATTGATTCAGAAAAATTTCCACCAATAAGCGTGATAAAAAATGGGAAGCCAAATTATCCAACTAGGATTTTTGTTAATGAGGATCTTAAAGTTGCAATTTTTTTATCATATCTAACACTTGAACAATCTTTACACAGAGTTACAGCTAGAACTATGTTTGAATGGGCAAAAAAACACAAGATCGAATTAATTCTCAGTAGTGTAGCAGTTAAAGATCCTAATGGAAATGAAGAGATGATTGGAATTGGAAGTACTGAATCAGCAAGAAAGAAAATAAGAGATGCGGGATTAAAAGTATTAGAACACGGTACAGTTCCAGGAATTCCCGGAGTTTTGTTAAATGAAGGAAGTGTAATAAAACAGGATGTTGTAGTAATAGTCTTTCACACAAAGGGGGAAGGTCCAGATTTTAAATCGAGTGCAAATCTTTGTATGGCTATGTCAAAATTAATCCCAGGTGCCTCATGCAACATATCATCATTACAAAATGAGGCAGAAAAAGCTGAAGAAGTAATAAAAGAAGCACAGGTAGAATCAAGCCAGATCAAAGATTCAATGTATAGATAA
- a CDS encoding DUF99 family protein, whose protein sequence is MRSLHLEKKGLRGLAIAESFAPNSSNSILSGIVMRRDFIIDDFVFGSATLGGDDATDSILKMYGELDRPDVSYVLISGLIVSMYNIIDIKKLFDSLQIPIIGVSYNDSLGIEDAIKHHFPNSSESKIFEYNKLNKREKITLHTSHDIFVRKEGCTLNDVKHLLNDITLHGSIPEPIRVSQLLAKRLFEKGLSF, encoded by the coding sequence ATGAGATCCCTCCATCTTGAAAAAAAGGGATTAAGGGGGCTTGCAATAGCTGAAAGCTTTGCCCCTAATTCATCAAATTCTATTTTATCTGGAATTGTAATGAGACGAGATTTCATTATTGATGATTTTGTTTTTGGAAGTGCAACATTGGGTGGTGATGATGCCACTGATTCTATTCTTAAAATGTATGGTGAACTAGATAGACCTGATGTAAGTTATGTGCTGATCTCTGGCTTGATAGTTTCGATGTATAACATTATAGATATCAAAAAATTATTTGATTCCCTACAAATTCCAATCATTGGAGTTTCATACAATGATTCTCTTGGAATTGAAGATGCTATTAAACATCATTTCCCAAATTCATCTGAATCCAAAATTTTTGAATATAATAAATTGAATAAACGAGAGAAAATTACTTTGCATACCTCTCATGATATTTTTGTTAGAAAGGAAGGTTGTACCTTAAATGACGTTAAGCATCTTCTTAATGATATAACATTACATGGTTCTATTCCAGAACCTATTCGCGTCTCACAACTACTTGCAAAAAGATTGTTTGAAAAAGGATTATCCTTCTGA
- a CDS encoding NAD(P)/FAD-dependent oxidoreductase — translation MDEEHHYDLVVVGGGPAGSSAAFAAAKNGIKVALLEKENSIAETVRTSGVTWIKNIKEFGIPDDCFNPIKNFSFCSPNNEVMISDSVPRAAVLDVRKSYRWLAQQAKESGADIFLKVNVNNVIKNEEGDIVGVTGIGPNGKITFHSKVVIDASGFPSTLCKAMGFVSQWKRFGAGAEYEVKAENVESDTWWLMVGQQYSPAGYAWIFPLGNNIVRIGVGVGKPESDVDPTQRLKELMDSKVGPIKKLGKLTPIEFHYGLIPNDGLSRDTVFNNLILVGDSAGQANPLVLEGIRYAIKFGRVAGKVASEAIKSGKTDKDALKPYEENWRKAIESKINSAGKVQDRWIGLSDEEWDKELDIIKELNSEEFIDFIKAEFGLSNMVKLATHHPKLAVRQLFNLVKGKK, via the coding sequence TTGGATGAAGAACATCATTATGACTTGGTTGTGGTGGGAGGAGGCCCAGCAGGCTCTTCAGCAGCATTTGCGGCGGCAAAGAATGGAATCAAAGTTGCATTATTAGAAAAAGAAAACTCGATTGCAGAAACAGTCAGAACAAGCGGAGTCACGTGGATTAAAAATATCAAAGAGTTTGGGATCCCAGATGATTGTTTTAATCCGATTAAAAATTTCTCATTTTGTTCACCAAATAATGAAGTTATGATTAGTGACTCAGTTCCACGAGCAGCTGTTTTAGACGTTAGAAAATCATACAGGTGGTTAGCACAACAAGCAAAGGAATCAGGGGCAGATATTTTTTTAAAAGTAAATGTTAATAATGTAATTAAAAACGAGGAAGGAGATATCGTAGGAGTTACAGGTATTGGACCTAATGGAAAAATTACATTTCATTCAAAAGTAGTAATTGATGCAAGCGGATTTCCATCCACATTATGCAAGGCAATGGGGTTTGTATCCCAGTGGAAGCGATTTGGTGCAGGAGCAGAATACGAAGTAAAAGCAGAAAATGTAGAGTCAGACACATGGTGGCTAATGGTAGGTCAACAATACTCACCAGCTGGATATGCCTGGATTTTTCCTCTAGGCAACAACATTGTTAGAATTGGAGTAGGAGTTGGAAAACCAGAATCAGATGTAGACCCAACTCAAAGACTCAAAGAACTTATGGATTCCAAGGTTGGCCCAATAAAAAAACTAGGAAAGTTAACACCAATTGAATTTCATTATGGATTAATTCCAAATGATGGTTTATCAAGAGACACTGTTTTTAATAATTTAATTTTAGTTGGAGATTCTGCAGGTCAGGCAAACCCATTAGTTTTAGAAGGGATAAGATACGCAATAAAATTCGGCAGAGTTGCAGGAAAAGTTGCATCAGAGGCAATAAAATCAGGAAAAACAGACAAAGATGCATTGAAGCCATATGAAGAAAATTGGAGGAAAGCGATTGAATCAAAAATAAATTCAGCAGGCAAAGTACAAGACAGATGGATTGGACTATCGGATGAAGAGTGGGATAAAGAATTAGACATTATCAAAGAATTGAATTCAGAAGAGTTCATTGATTTTATTAAAGCAGAATTTGGATTATCAAATATGGTAAAATTAGCAACGCATCATCCAAAACTTGCAGTAAGACAGCTCTTCAATTTAGTAAAAGGGAAAAAATAA
- a CDS encoding NAD(P)-dependent oxidoreductase, whose product MKKVGIIGLGMLGNAVALHLLDSGFEITVYNRSKEKTLQIKEKGARVASSPKEVAEQVELLIIVVKDAEAVKQVSFQKDGIVEGKNEKLIVADMSTINPSESKNISEKFLGHNIKKLDIPVMGGPNVAITGDLVMMASGDKKTFESCKDVFERIANRVFFLGESGVAHSVKLAMNLQITMLALALSEGITLVKKSNVEPEKFLEILNSTYFKTGMSEKKAYKMAKGQYEATFTLANLKKDISTITETAKSLGVKLPMTEKAEEVYGDALNEGLGNVDYTGIIEYIKRINDSK is encoded by the coding sequence GTGAAAAAGGTAGGAATTATTGGATTAGGAATGTTAGGGAATGCAGTAGCACTGCATTTGTTGGATTCAGGTTTTGAAATAACAGTTTACAACAGATCAAAAGAAAAAACATTACAAATCAAAGAGAAAGGTGCAAGAGTTGCTTCATCGCCAAAAGAGGTTGCAGAGCAAGTAGAACTGCTAATAATTGTAGTAAAAGATGCAGAAGCAGTAAAACAGGTATCTTTTCAAAAAGATGGAATTGTTGAAGGTAAAAATGAAAAATTAATTGTTGCAGATATGAGTACGATAAATCCATCAGAATCAAAAAATATTTCAGAAAAATTTCTTGGGCACAATATAAAGAAATTAGATATTCCAGTGATGGGAGGACCAAATGTTGCAATTACTGGAGACTTAGTAATGATGGCATCAGGAGATAAGAAAACATTTGAAAGTTGCAAAGATGTTTTTGAGAGAATTGCAAACAGAGTATTTTTCTTAGGGGAAAGTGGAGTGGCACATTCAGTCAAATTGGCTATGAATCTTCAAATAACTATGCTAGCACTTGCTCTATCAGAAGGAATTACACTTGTAAAAAAATCAAATGTTGAACCTGAAAAATTTCTTGAAATTTTAAACTCGACTTATTTTAAAACAGGGATGAGTGAAAAAAAGGCATACAAAATGGCAAAAGGCCAATATGAAGCCACATTCACTCTTGCAAATCTAAAAAAAGATATCAGTACGATTACAGAGACTGCCAAATCTTTAGGAGTGAAATTACCAATGACTGAGAAGGCTGAAGAAGTTTACGGAGATGCCCTAAATGAGGGATTGGGAAATGTAGACTATACAGGAATAATCGAATACATTAAAAGAATTAATGATTCAAAATAA
- a CDS encoding DsbA family protein — translation MNKKAVILGVIVIGIIAGVAASLSSSPSESVNLDMGRTHGTISTAMGSAILGDPSAPITIVEFGDYQCHQCYNWFHNTKPAITRDYIETGKANLVFVDMAFLGKDSPKAAQASYCAEDQGMYWDYHDLLYISQESKIDGGWANSERLKAFAFSLGLDMELFESCLDSGKYSKRVQYNTQQARDNGVRGTPGFFIVGPDGQQQLGGAQPFSVFKQILDTMA, via the coding sequence ATGAACAAAAAAGCTGTAATTCTAGGCGTAATTGTTATTGGAATTATTGCAGGTGTTGCAGCATCCCTTTCATCCTCTCCTTCAGAATCTGTGAATCTTGATATGGGTAGAACACACGGAACCATTTCTACAGCTATGGGTTCTGCAATTTTGGGAGATCCTTCTGCTCCAATAACTATTGTTGAATTTGGTGATTATCAATGCCATCAATGTTATAATTGGTTTCATAATACCAAGCCTGCGATAACACGTGATTACATTGAAACTGGAAAAGCAAATCTAGTTTTTGTTGACATGGCCTTTTTAGGAAAAGATTCTCCAAAAGCAGCTCAAGCATCATACTGTGCTGAAGATCAAGGGATGTATTGGGATTACCATGACTTACTTTACATCTCACAAGAATCAAAAATTGATGGAGGATGGGCAAATTCTGAACGACTAAAAGCATTTGCATTTAGTTTAGGTCTTGACATGGAACTTTTTGAAAGCTGTCTTGATTCCGGAAAATATTCTAAACGTGTGCAGTATAATACACAACAAGCAAGAGATAATGGTGTACGTGGAACTCCTGGATTCTTTATTGTAGGACCAGACGGACAGCAGCAACTTGGTGGTGCACAACCATTTTCAGTGTTCAAACAAATATTGGACACAATGGCATAG
- a CDS encoding LysE family transporter, giving the protein MEQFLEFAVLVIAISASGVMAPGPLFAANISYGLRDGTRSGIKMAVGHSIVEFPLIILLGIGVFSLEIFPEFRTVISILGAITLFIFAILQIRTVFSRKEISEIKPKQSPLIAGVLLSALNPFFIIWWLTIGFKLISDAMLIWAFAGIVILFGLHIWMDFVWLGVISFLASKSSKILSNKNYKVLMVCLSLVLVYFGIVFLTDSIY; this is encoded by the coding sequence ATGGAACAATTTTTAGAATTTGCAGTACTAGTTATTGCCATTTCAGCATCAGGAGTAATGGCACCAGGTCCATTGTTTGCAGCAAACATATCATATGGATTAAGAGACGGTACAAGATCGGGAATTAAGATGGCCGTTGGCCATTCAATTGTAGAATTTCCATTAATCATACTATTAGGAATAGGAGTGTTTTCTTTAGAAATATTTCCTGAATTTAGAACAGTAATTTCAATTTTAGGCGCAATAACACTTTTCATTTTTGCAATTCTTCAAATTAGAACAGTTTTTTCAAGAAAAGAAATTTCAGAGATTAAACCAAAACAGAGTCCACTAATTGCAGGGGTTTTACTTAGTGCATTAAATCCATTTTTCATAATATGGTGGCTTACAATTGGTTTTAAATTAATTTCAGATGCAATGTTGATTTGGGCATTTGCCGGAATTGTAATTTTGTTCGGTTTACATATATGGATGGATTTTGTGTGGTTAGGAGTAATATCATTTCTTGCTTCAAAAAGTTCAAAGATACTATCGAATAAAAACTACAAAGTATTGATGGTTTGTTTGAGTTTGGTATTAGTGTATTTTGGAATAGTGTTCTTGACAGATTCGATATATTAA
- a CDS encoding DNA-binding protein, whose amino-acid sequence MSDPKKSKDAEDILSEFDSRTKSEPEPTPEPEPTPEPEPTPEPEPTPEPEPTPEPEPTPEPEPTPEPEPTPEPEPTPEPEPTPEPEPTPEPEPTPEPKSDAAETHPPSEERDVIFVGTKPIMTYVSATLTQLSTRPTVTIKARGKRITQAVDVSQMIVKRMDSVGYVISDVRISSDSLTSQDGKQRNVSTMEIDISKN is encoded by the coding sequence TTGAGCGACCCTAAAAAATCAAAAGATGCTGAAGACATTTTATCCGAATTTGACTCTAGAACTAAATCTGAACCTGAACCAACACCAGAACCTGAACCAACACCAGAACCTGAACCAACACCAGAACCTGAACCAACACCAGAACCTGAACCAACACCAGAACCTGAACCAACACCAGAACCTGAACCAACACCAGAACCTGAACCAACACCAGAACCTGAACCAACACCAGAACCTGAACCAACACCAGAACCTGAACCAACACCAGAACCTGAACCAACACCAGAACCAAAAAGTGATGCTGCTGAAACTCATCCTCCTTCTGAAGAGCGTGATGTGATTTTTGTTGGTACTAAACCTATAATGACATATGTTTCTGCAACTTTAACTCAACTTTCTACTAGGCCAACTGTGACGATTAAAGCTAGAGGTAAAAGAATTACGCAAGCAGTTGATGTTTCTCAAATGATTGTAAAAAGAATGGATTCAGTTGGGTATGTTATTAGTGATGTAAGAATTTCTTCTGATTCTCTTACTTCGCAAGATGGGAAACAACGAAATGTTTCTACAATGGAAATTGATATTTCAAAAAATTAG